Proteins encoded in a region of the Dreissena polymorpha isolate Duluth1 chromosome 6, UMN_Dpol_1.0, whole genome shotgun sequence genome:
- the LOC127833734 gene encoding uncharacterized protein LOC127833734: MGIAASSSESSSWKSKVEFHEDNKSREYEHYQLTNCLLDALGHDEYIKHMKIYSCDIINPQDILSVFVFFPILYFVKHKFIVFQTNKWWYSLEKDNVYITIQRGKTEKTVKDQKKDTVRTACEEKTISFHKVSKNSISVHSLIHELNKKDALKIGYNLANRNCNHFVDDVLKWLPEITNNNKRASITLKEWHVGLENYLKNKQIKYDNPRRIFFVGTTCFPLSGGQVLEPTGASIVEQDHMITVLTMFNASGEFLLPRIVYPKERDNEIDRSGFDEASFYSVPDGWASVNSETFGSLFETLQTFVTNQRIGLPIILFVNGHSKDFKQQGIEFCEMNRMYLYDLFKNPTKFLQDPMTLAWQKAAKQWKNTNKRHTIPINKFTTVFSEAWKQFATLTNARNGFQEYSLLPRV; the protein is encoded by the exons ATG GGCATCGCTGCTAGCAGTTCTGAGAGTTCAAGCTGGAAGTCCAAAGTAGAGTTTCACGAAGATAACAAATCACGAGAATATGAACATTATCAGCTTACAAACTGTTTGCTGGATGCTCTCGGACACGATGAATACATTAAGCACATGAAGATTTATTCATGTGACATTATCAACCCGCAAGATATAttgtctgtttttgttttttttccaattttgtattttgttaagcaTAAATTCATTGTCTTTCAAACAAACAAATGGTGGTATTCGTTAGAAAAAGATAATGTGTACATTACAATTCAACGAGGAAAAACTGAAAAAACGGTCAAGGACCAAAAAAAAGATACAGTGCGAACAGCGTGCGAAGAAAAAACAATTTCTTTTCATAAAGTCAGCAAAAACTCTATCAGCGTGCATAGTCTTATACACGAGCTCAACAAAAAAGATGCACTAAAGATAGGTTACAATCTGGCAAACCGTAACTGTAATCATTTTGTTGATGATGTACTGAAATGGTTGCCAGAgataacaaacaataataaaagagcCAGCATAACTCTTAAAGAATGGCATGTGGGTTTAGAAAATtatcttaaaaacaaacaaatcaagtATGATAATCCAAGACGAATTTTTTTTGTAGGTACAACTTGCTTTCCTCTTTCGGGCGGTCAAGTATTGGAACCAACAGGAGCTAGCATTGTGGAACAAGACCATATGATTACCGTTCTTACAATGTTCAATGCTTCTGGTGAATTCTTACTTCCTAGGATTGTTTATCCGAAAGAAAGAGACAATGAAATAGATAGGTCAGGTTTCGATGAAGCAAGCTTCTATTCAGTACCGGATGGCTGGGCTTCGGTTAATTCTGAAACTTTCGGAAGTTTGTTTGAAACTCTTCAAACGTTTGTTACTAATCAAAGGATTGGGTTGCcgatcattttatttgttaatggcCATTCAAAGGATTTCAAACAACAGGGCATTGAGTTTTGTGAAATGAATCGCATGTAtctttatgatttatttaaaaacccCACGAAATTTCTTCAAGATCCAATGACGCTTGCTTGGCAAAAGGCAGCTAAGCAATGGAAAAATACGAACAAGAGACACAccataccaataaataaatttacGACAGTGTTTTCGGAAGCTTGGAAACAATTTGCAACATTAACAAATGCTCGAAATGGCTTTCAGGAATATTCATTGCTCCCCCGTGTctaa
- the LOC127835813 gene encoding uncharacterized metal-dependent hydrolase YcfH-like: protein MTYWAYQVELLEKILPFLEDRHVLVIHFRGMEGDCSTEAFLLLLYVLKRYVRTHHPIHLHCFTGNRYVQDRWLERFPGTYFGFNNEVRKFSSDQLEALQNVEDSRLLLETDAPYFPAPGSRVSSPSQISTVAEAVTALRGTTVEHVLEISVANGKHLYRSQ, encoded by the coding sequence ATGACATACTGGGCATATCAAGTCGAGTTGTTGGAAAAGATATTGCCGTTCTTGGAAGACAGACATGTGCTGGTGATTCACTTCCGTGGAATGGAGGGGGATTGCAGTACAGAAGCGTTTCTCTTGCTCCTCTATGTCCTGAAGAGGTATGTGCGGACGCATCATCCGATACATCTGCATTGTTTCACTGGCAACAGGTATGTCCAGGATCGGTGGCTAGAGAGATTCCCAGGGACATACTTTGGGTTCAACAACGAGGTGAGGAAATTCTCTTCGGACCAGCTCGAGGCACTACAAAATGTTGAAGATAGTCGCCTTCTCCTGGAGACGGATGCTCCTTATTTTCCAGCACCTGGATCCAGAGTATCGTCACCCAGCCAGATATCCACAGTGGCCGAAGCGGTGACAGCACTTCGGGGAACTACTGTGGAACATGTGTTGGAAATCTCCGTGGCCAATGGAAAACATCTTTACAGGTCCCAGTAG
- the LOC127833735 gene encoding putative nuclease HARBI1, whose translation MMCLWQYCLQFQLLLSLRYLAKGAFYSEVADTHGVSRSTVCRVIGRVVNSINANIDNIRFPTQPQSLLQMKREFYRKCSLPNIVGAIDGTLVPIVAPTENEEVYVCRKGFHALNCQAVSSPDLKFLDVVARWPGSTHDSAIFENSRLKDYLDNHDGMILLGDSGYALKRYLLTPIPAPRNEQEHLYNRRHRQGRLCIERTFGLLKSRFRCLHKTGGVLPFKPQKCASVFVACCRLHNLCLQNGLPDPPELDLEEDHDQEVDAPDNNLGGQAVRNQFVQIRRLIGYDGSYVRDIQA comes from the exons atgatGTGTCTTtggcaatattgtttacaatttcagctgCTGTTGAGTCTGAGATACTTAGCCAAAGGGGCGTTTTACAGTGAAGTCGCAGACACTCATGGTGTAAGCAGAAGCACAGTTTGCAGAGTAATTGGCCGAGTTGTCAATAGTATAAAtgcaaatattgacaatataag ATTTCCCACGCAGCCTCAGAGTTTGCTTCAGATGAAACGCGAATTTTACAGAAAGTGCTCACTGCCGAACATTGTGGGTGCTATTGATGGCACTTTGGTACCAATAGTGGCACCAACAGAGAATGAAGAGGTGTACGTGTGCAGAAAAGGGTTTCATGCCCTTAATTGTCAGGCGGTCTCCTCACCAGACCTGAA ATTCCTGGATGTTGTTGCTCGGTGGCCAGGTTCAACCCATGATTCTGCAATATTTGAAAATTCCCGGTTGAAG GACTACCTTGATAACCATGATGGGATGATACTTCTTGGGGACAGCGGGTATGCTCTCAAGAGGTATCTGCTTACACCCATCCCCGCCCCCCGTAATGAGCAAGAACACCTGTATAATAGACGGCATAGGCAGGGTCGATTGTGCATAGAGAGAACCTTTGGTCTACTCAAGTCAAGATTCAG ATGCCTTCACAAGACTGGTGGTGTGTTACCATTCAAGCCGCAAAAATGTGCAAGCGTATTCGTGGCATGTTGTCGCTTGCACAACCTGTGCTTGCAGAACGGTCTTCCAGATCCACCAGAACTTGATTTGGAGGAGGATCATGATCAGGAAGTGGACGCACCTGACAACAACCTTGGTGGTCAGGCTGTGCGCAATCAATTTGTACAAATACGTCGATTGATTGGATATGATGGTTCATATGTGAGAGATATCCAGGCATAG